One Pongo abelii isolate AG06213 chromosome 12, NHGRI_mPonAbe1-v2.0_pri, whole genome shotgun sequence DNA segment encodes these proteins:
- the LOC112132029 gene encoding large ribosomal subunit protein eL21-like yields the protein MRIYKKGDIVDMKGMGTVQKGMPHKCYHGKTGRVYNVTQHAVGIVVNKQVKSKILAKRINVRIEHIKHSKSRDSFLKCVNKNYQKKKEAKEKDHPGLPRSHPVPIKTPDPSRQTSRWLDIERSASTKNTWAAECREECTNKYQHAGRSPTTAAGHRPPRRMTWSLAGAV from the exons ATGCGAATCTATAAGAAAGGTGATATTGTAGACATGAAGGGAATGGGtactgttcaaaaaggaatgccCCACAAGTGTTACCATGGCAAAACTGGAAGAGTCTACAATGTTACCCAGCATGCTGTTGGCATTGTTGTAAACAAACAAGTTAAGAGCAAGATTCTTGCCAAGAGAATTAATGTGCGTATTGAGCACATTAAACACTCTAAGAGCCGAGATAGCTTCCTGAAATGCGTGAacaaaaattatcagaaaaagaaagaagccaaagagaaag accaccctggcctgccacgctcccatcctgtgcctataaaaaccccagaccctagcaggcagacaTCCAGGTGGCTGGACATCGAGAGGAGTGCATCAACGAAGAACACATGGGCAGCTGAATGTCGAGAGGAATGCACCAACAAGTACCAGCACGCCGGCAGGTCACCAACCACCGCAGCAGGCCACAGACCACCCCGCAGAATGACatggagtttggctggggcagtcTGA